TGGCGAGGCTAGCGCTTCCTCTGGCACGCTGAAAGGGTGCCACTCCCCCGCCGCGCCACGTCGAGGTCGCGCACCGCCGGCACGTCCGCGCTGCTCGCGGTCCTCCTCGTCGCGCCCGTGGCGAGCCTCGTGACGGCCCCGGGCAGCGGCCGCGCCGACCCCGTCAGCACGGTGACGCCCCTGCCGTCCTCGTCGCCGGCGGCCCTGTCGTCGTCGGCCCCGACACCCCCTCCGGCACCGCGCGGCAGCACCCTCGTCGGCTGGGACCCCGCCCGCGAGGGCGTCGTCGGGGAGCCGCTGACCGACCTGGTCGTCGTCGCCCCCGCCCGCGGCCGCACCGCCGAGGTGCAGCAGCAGGTCGACGGCGCCTGGGTCACCCGCGCCACGGCCACGCTCGACGACGCCCCGGTCGACCTCGTCCGCGTCACCCTCCCCGAACGGTGGTCCGACGCGGCGACCACGGTGTGGCGGCTCCACCTGCCCGCGACGCCCGACGCCGCCGCCGTCACGAGCGACGAGCAGCACGTCACGGCCCGCTGGCCCCTGCGCACCGACCCGGCCGACCCGACGGTGCTCGTCAACAAGGAGCACCCCGTCGAGCCCGCACGGTGGCGACCGCACCGCCTCGTCGTCCCGCGCAACGCCGGGGCGGCGCAGCGCGTGGGTCTGCAACCGGAGGCCGCGGCCGCCATGGAGGAGCTCGCGGCCGCCGCCCGGCGCGCCACGGGCCACCGGCTCGTCATGGTGTCCGCCTACCGCTCGGCCGCCTACCAGGAGCGGCTGTTCGACCGGTACGCACGCCAGCACGGCCGCGGGGCCGCCGAGCGGTTCTCCGCCCACGCCGGCGAGTCCGAGCACCAGACCGGCTGGGCCGCCGACGTCACCGAGGACCGGACCACCTTCACGCGGTTCGGGGGCACCGCGACCTCCGACTGGGTCGCGGCGAACGCCTGGCGGCACGGCTGGGTGGTCCGCTACACCCCCGGCGCCGAGGACGTCACCGGCTACGAGCCGGAACCCTGGCACCTGCGCTACGTCGGCCCCGACCTCGCGGCCTGGCTGCACGCCACCGGCCTCACCCTGGAGGAGGCCGTGGGCGTCGCCGGCTGACCCCCTCGCCACCCGCCCGGGGCGTCAGAGCATGCCGCGCTCGCGCGCCGCCGCCGCGGCCTCGGTGCGGGACCGCGTGCCCAGCTTGGTGTTGACGTGCGCCAGGTGGGACTTCACGGTGGCCACCGACACGAACAGCTCGCGGGCGATGGCCTCGTTCGACCGGCCCGCCACGACGAGCCGCAGCACCTCCAGCTCCCGGGCCGTCGGTTGCTCGGCGGGGGTGCGCATGCGGCCCACGAGCCGGCGCTGCACCGCCTCGCCCAGGGCGACCTCGCCCGCCGCGGCCGACCGGACGGCGCGCGCCAGCTCGTCGGTCGACGCGTCCTTGAGGAGGTAGCCGGTCGCCCCCGCCTCGATCGCGGCGAGGATGTCGGCGTCCGTGCCGTAGGTCGTGACGACCAGCACCGGGACGCCGTGCCGTGCCGTGACGGTGCCCGTCGCGGCCGCGCCGCCGAGCCGCCCCTCGCCGAACTGCAGGTCGAGGAGCACCACGTCGCCACGCCCGCCGGCGTCGAGCCAGCGCAGCAGCTCCTCCGCGGTCGCGGCCTCGTGGACGACCCGCATGTCCGGCTGGCCGTCGACCACCGCGCGCAGCCCCGCACGGACCACCGGGTGGTCGTCGGCCAGCACCACGTCGATCATCGGTCCTCCTGACCGTCCCCGGCCGGCAGGGTCACCGCGACCGCGGTCCCGCCGCCGGGTCTGCTCTCCAGCGCGAGCGTCCCCCCGAGCTCGGCTGCCCGCGCACGGATCGCGGGCAGCCCGAACCCGCGCCCGGGACGGTCCTCGACGTGCGCCGGGTCGAACCCCACGCCGTCGTCCACCACGTCCAGCGTGACCGTGCCGGGGTCGTAGGTGACGGTCACGCGGGCGCGGGACGCGGCGGCGTGCTCGACGACGTTCGCGAGCGCCGACTGGGCGACGCGGAGCAGCGCCGTCTCCACCGGCACGGGCAGGGCGCGCACCGGTCCGGACGTCACGACCGACACGTCCGGGGGGTCGCCCGCGGCCGAGCGGGCCGCCGTCTCGGCCGCACGCCGCAGCGCCGCGGGCAGGGTGGTGCGTTCCAGGTCGCCCGGCGTGAGGTCCTGCACCACCCGGCGGGCCTCGGCGAGCCCGTCGCGCGCGGCGTGCCGCGCCTGGTCGACCAGGGTCCGCGCGCGGTCGTCGCCGGTGCCGACGGCGTCGTCGGCGGCCCGCAGCAGCAGCTCGATCGCGGACAGCGACTGCGCGAGCGTGTCGTGGATGTCGCGGGCCAGGCGGGCCCGCTCGTCGGTGACGGCCCGCTCACGCTCCGCCTGCGCGAGGTGGCGGCGCGCCCGGGTCAGCTCGTCCACGGTCCGCTGCCGGGACCGGGACTCGCGCACGAACGCCTCGATGCCGAGCACGACGCCGATCGCGACCGCGCCGCCGAGCACCGGCCCCAGGACGAAGCCCGTCCACGGGTCGCCCGGCCCGGCCTGCGCCGTCAGGCCGTCGACGACCGCGAGCACCGTCGTGACGGCCACCGCGACGACGCCGCGGTGCGGCCCCAGCACGTGCATCTGGAGGAGCATCAGCGGGAACGCGAGCCACAGCGCCGCCGGGGACACGACCAGCAGCACCAGCCAGGCCGCGACCAGCGCGGCGACCCAGGCGACGTCCGGCCACCACGCGCCCCGCCGCCGTTCCCCCGGCAGGCCGTGCACGTCCAGGGCGACACGCCCCCACCCGTAGAGCGCCGCCAGCGCCACCGCCGTCGGCACCGCGACCGCCCCGGCACCCGCGGGCGCCTGGACCACCGCGACCACGAGCAGCGCGGTCAGGAGCACGTCGAGCCCCAGGGCCAGGCCGCGCGCGGCCGAGAGCTCGGGATGGCGGATCACCCGTCCACCGTAGCCAGCGGGCGGCCGGCCGCATCGTCCGAAAGGTGGAGCGCGGCGGCCGTCCTTCGGCCGCACCGGATCACCCGGGGACGTGATGACCGCGAACGCCCCGCCGCGGAGGCTGGAGGACGTCATCGACCACCCCCACCGGAGGTACCCCGTGTTCGTCGCGCTCCGCGACCTGCGCCACGCCCGAGGACGCTTCGCCCTCATGGCCGTGGTCCTCGTCCTCGTCACGTTCCTCGTGACCTTCCTGGCCTCGCTCACCGCGGGCCTGGCCCGCGAGTCCACCTCGGCCGTGACCGAGCTGCCCGCCGACCACCTCGCGTTCTCCCTGCCCGCCCCGGGCGACCGGCCCGACTTCACCGCCTCCCGTGTCACCCCGGACCAGGTGGACGGCTGGGCACGGGTCGCCGGGGTCCGGGACGCGTCTCCCCTGGGCGTCGCCACGACCCGCGCCACCGGCGGTACCACCGCGGCCGTCACGGTGCTCGGCGTCCCGCCCGGCAGCGGGCTCCTGCCCGCCGGCACCGCCGACCCCGCACCCGGCGAGGTCGTCCTCACCGCCGCGGCCGCCGACGCCCTCGCCGCGCACCCCGGCGACACGATCACCCTCGGCGGGACCGCCATGACGGTCGCGGCCGGCACCGCCCCGGACGCGTCGTTCTCCCACACGCCGGTCGTGTGGACCTCCCTGGACGACTGGCAGGCCGCCGGCGCCCGCGGCACCCCCGGCGACGCCCCGGTCGCGACCGTCGTCGCGCTCACCACCGACGGCCCCGACCCCGCCACGCTCGACGCCGCCGACCACGACCTCGGCACCACCACGGTCACGACGTCCGCCGCGCGCGGCGCCGTCCCGTCGTTCGCCGGGGAGAACACGTCGCTCACCACCATGCAGGGCTTCCTGCTCGTCATCTCCGCGCTCGTCGTCGGCGCGTTCTTCTCCGTGTGGACCGTCTCGCGCGCCGGCGACGTCGCCGTGCTCAAGGCCCTCGGCGCGTCCACCGGGTACCTGCTGCGCGACGCCCTCGGCCAGGCCGCCGTCCTGCTGGCCGGCGGGGTCACGCTCGGCACCGTCCTCGCCGCGGCCGCCGCCACCGTGCTGCCCGCCGCCGTGCCCGTCGTCGTCACACCCGCCACCACCCTGGTGCCCGCCGCGGCCCTCGTCCTGCTCGGCCTCGCCGGCGCGGCCGTCTCCGTCGCGCGCATCACCCGCATCGACCCGCACGCGGCCCTCGCCGCCCGCTGAGCACACCCCCGAAGGAGACCCATGGACCTGCACCTGCGCGGCATCACCCTCGTCTACCCCGACGGGGAGGGCACGCTCACCGCCGTCGACGACGTCCACCTCACCGTCCCCGCGGGGACCACCACCGCCCTGCTGGGCCCGTCCGGCGCCGGGAAGTCCAGCCTGCTCGCCGTGGCCGCCGGGCTGACGCGACCCACCCGCGGCTGCGTCGAGATCGGCGACGACACCGTGCTCACGCCCACCACGACGGTCGCGCGGGCCACGCGCGTGCGGCTCGACCGGATCGGTGTCGTGTTCCAGTCGCCGCAGCTGCTCGCGTCGCTCACCGCGGTGGAACAGCTGGAGCTGCACGCCCACCTGCGCGGTGGCCGACCGGCCGCCGCGCGGGCGCGCGCGCTGGAGCTGCTGGACGCCGTCGGCGTCGCCGGGCAGGCCGGCAAGCGGCCCGCCCAGCTCTCCGGCGGCCAGCGTCAGCGCGTCGCCATCGCGCGGGCCCTCATGGGCGCCCCCGAGGTCCTGCTGGTCGACGAGCCGACGTCCGCCCTCGACCACGAGCGCGGCAGCCGGGTCGTCGAGCTCGTCACGCGGCTGACCCGCGAGACGTCGGCGGCGACCCTCCTCGTCTCGCACGACGCCTCGACGCTCGGGTCCGTCGACGCCCGCGTCCGGCTGGTCGACGGACGGCTCGCCGCGGACCCGGCGGCCGCCGCGGTCAGGACAGCGCCCGTCCCAGCCGGTCGACCGCCGCGGTGAGGATCTCCGCCGAGGTCGCGAGGTTTAGCCGCAGCCGGCCGCGGCCGCCCGTGCCGAAGTGGGAGCCGTCGCCCAGCGCGACCTTCGCCGTCCCGAGCACGTGCCGGTGCGGGTCGACGCCCTCGGGGACGGCGTCGCGGACGTCGAGCCAGGCGAGGTAGGTGCCGCGCCCGGGGTGCACGCGCACGGCCGGCGCGACCTCGGCGAGCCGCTCGGTGAGGAGCTGCCGGTTGCGCACGATCCCGCCGCGCAGCGCGTCGAGCCAGGCGTCCCCGCCCGTGTACGCGGCGGCGTGCGCGATGACGGCGAGGTGGTTGACGGCGTGGCCCGCCACCTCGGGGATGCGGCGCAGGTCGGCGGCGGCGTCCGGCCCGGCGACCGCGGTGGCGGCGCGCAGCCCGGCGAGGTTGAACGCCTTGGACGCCGAGTGCACGGCGATCGCGTCCTCCGCGCCCGCCACGGACAGCAGGGGCGTGAACGGCTCGGCGCCGTCCACCAGGTCGTCGAACGCGAACGGGGCGTGGATCTCGTCGGCGACCACCCGCACCCCGTAGCGCCGCGCGAGGGCGAGGGTGTCCTCCAGCTCGGCCCGGGTGTGGACGGTGCCCGTGGGGTTGTGGGGGTTGCACAGCAGGAGCACGGCGCGCCGCCCCGACCCCGGCCCGGTGCCGTGCGCGGCGACGCCGGTCGCCTGCGCGAACGCAGCCTCCAGGGTCACCGGGTCGAGGCGGCCGTCCGCGTCGAGGGGTGCCTCGACCACGTGCCGCGCCTCGGTGCGGGCGTACGCGGCGAACGGCGGGTAGACGGGCGGGGTGACGACGACGGCGTCACCGGGCGAGGTGAGGACGCGCAGCACCTCCACGATCGCCACCATGACGTCGGGCAGGGTGCGGCTCGTGGCGACGTCGGGCGTCCAACCCCAGCGGCGCTGCGCGAACGGGGCGAGCGCGGCCGCGTAGCCCGTGCCGAGGTCGTAGCCCGTGTCCCCGATCGCGAGCGCCCGCGTCACCGCGTCGACCACGACCGGCGGCTGCGGCACGTCCATCTCCGCGACGAACAGCGGCAGCACGTCGTCGGGGTAGGCGCGCCACTTCACGGAGGTGCGGCGGCGCAGGTCGTCGAGGGAGAGCTGGTCCAGCGGGCACAGGGTCGTGTCGGTCACCCCTGAGGTCTACCAGACACGGCCCCCTCGGACCTCAGGCGCGGCTGCCCGCGGGGCGGACGACCTCCGCCCACTGCTCCTCGCGCAGCGCCCCGGCGGGGACGTCCAGCCCGGACCAGCGTCGCGCGTCGGCGATGGTGTCCGTCAGCAGGTCGCGCAGCCGGTCGTCCGTGTCGGGGACGTACGCCTCGCTGATGCCCTGCACGGCCGTCGACACGACCGAGGGCGCGGCGTCGCGCACGAACCGCTTGGGACGGACGTGGGTGCCGGCGCAGAACCGGCGCGCCCACTCGGCGGTCTTGGGCGCCGTCGCCAGCGCCTCCACGCTCTCCGGCGCCAGCGTGCCGTCGGGTCGCCCGTCCAGGACGTCGAGCATCCGCTCGCCGCCGTAGATCGCCACGGCGAGCGTCTGCTGCCGGTCCGCGGGGGCGACGGGCAGCGCCGCCCGGGCGGCCCGCAGCGCGATCTGGACGTCC
This Isoptericola jiangsuensis DNA region includes the following protein-coding sequences:
- a CDS encoding M15 family metallopeptidase, whose amino-acid sequence is MPLPRRATSRSRTAGTSALLAVLLVAPVASLVTAPGSGRADPVSTVTPLPSSSPAALSSSAPTPPPAPRGSTLVGWDPAREGVVGEPLTDLVVVAPARGRTAEVQQQVDGAWVTRATATLDDAPVDLVRVTLPERWSDAATTVWRLHLPATPDAAAVTSDEQHVTARWPLRTDPADPTVLVNKEHPVEPARWRPHRLVVPRNAGAAQRVGLQPEAAAAMEELAAAARRATGHRLVMVSAYRSAAYQERLFDRYARQHGRGAAERFSAHAGESEHQTGWAADVTEDRTTFTRFGGTATSDWVAANAWRHGWVVRYTPGAEDVTGYEPEPWHLRYVGPDLAAWLHATGLTLEEAVGVAG
- a CDS encoding response regulator, translating into MIDVVLADDHPVVRAGLRAVVDGQPDMRVVHEAATAEELLRWLDAGGRGDVVLLDLQFGEGRLGGAAATGTVTARHGVPVLVVTTYGTDADILAAIEAGATGYLLKDASTDELARAVRSAAAGEVALGEAVQRRLVGRMRTPAEQPTARELEVLRLVVAGRSNEAIARELFVSVATVKSHLAHVNTKLGTRSRTEAAAAARERGML
- a CDS encoding sensor histidine kinase produces the protein MIRHPELSAARGLALGLDVLLTALLVVAVVQAPAGAGAVAVPTAVALAALYGWGRVALDVHGLPGERRRGAWWPDVAWVAALVAAWLVLLVVSPAALWLAFPLMLLQMHVLGPHRGVVAVAVTTVLAVVDGLTAQAGPGDPWTGFVLGPVLGGAVAIGVVLGIEAFVRESRSRQRTVDELTRARRHLAQAERERAVTDERARLARDIHDTLAQSLSAIELLLRAADDAVGTGDDRARTLVDQARHAARDGLAEARRVVQDLTPGDLERTTLPAALRRAAETAARSAAGDPPDVSVVTSGPVRALPVPVETALLRVAQSALANVVEHAAASRARVTVTYDPGTVTLDVVDDGVGFDPAHVEDRPGRGFGLPAIRARAAELGGTLALESRPGGGTAVAVTLPAGDGQEDR
- a CDS encoding ABC transporter permease, which gives rise to MTANAPPRRLEDVIDHPHRRYPVFVALRDLRHARGRFALMAVVLVLVTFLVTFLASLTAGLARESTSAVTELPADHLAFSLPAPGDRPDFTASRVTPDQVDGWARVAGVRDASPLGVATTRATGGTTAAVTVLGVPPGSGLLPAGTADPAPGEVVLTAAAADALAAHPGDTITLGGTAMTVAAGTAPDASFSHTPVVWTSLDDWQAAGARGTPGDAPVATVVALTTDGPDPATLDAADHDLGTTTVTTSAARGAVPSFAGENTSLTTMQGFLLVISALVVGAFFSVWTVSRAGDVAVLKALGASTGYLLRDALGQAAVLLAGGVTLGTVLAAAAATVLPAAVPVVVTPATTLVPAAALVLLGLAGAAVSVARITRIDPHAALAAR
- a CDS encoding ABC transporter ATP-binding protein, which codes for MDLHLRGITLVYPDGEGTLTAVDDVHLTVPAGTTTALLGPSGAGKSSLLAVAAGLTRPTRGCVEIGDDTVLTPTTTVARATRVRLDRIGVVFQSPQLLASLTAVEQLELHAHLRGGRPAAARARALELLDAVGVAGQAGKRPAQLSGGQRQRVAIARALMGAPEVLLVDEPTSALDHERGSRVVELVTRLTRETSAATLLVSHDASTLGSVDARVRLVDGRLAADPAAAAVRTAPVPAGRPPR
- a CDS encoding MalY/PatB family protein, encoding MTDTTLCPLDQLSLDDLRRRTSVKWRAYPDDVLPLFVAEMDVPQPPVVVDAVTRALAIGDTGYDLGTGYAAALAPFAQRRWGWTPDVATSRTLPDVMVAIVEVLRVLTSPGDAVVVTPPVYPPFAAYARTEARHVVEAPLDADGRLDPVTLEAAFAQATGVAAHGTGPGSGRRAVLLLCNPHNPTGTVHTRAELEDTLALARRYGVRVVADEIHAPFAFDDLVDGAEPFTPLLSVAGAEDAIAVHSASKAFNLAGLRAATAVAGPDAAADLRRIPEVAGHAVNHLAVIAHAAAYTGGDAWLDALRGGIVRNRQLLTERLAEVAPAVRVHPGRGTYLAWLDVRDAVPEGVDPHRHVLGTAKVALGDGSHFGTGGRGRLRLNLATSAEILTAAVDRLGRALS